CCGGGTGGATGGCGTTGGCGCCGGACTTGGCGGCGGCGTCCAGGATCTTGTCGAAGACCAGGTAGGACTCGGCTGAGGTCTGGCCGCCCAGGGCGAAGGCCTCGTCAGCGAGGCGTACGTGCGGTGCATCGGCGTCGGGCTCGGCATACACGGCCACGCTGGCCAGTCCTGCGTCTTTGGCGGCACGGATCACCCGGACCGCGATCTCCCCGCGATTGGCGACCAGCACCTTGGAGATCTTTGAGCTGGCGTGGTTGGCCACGGTGCCTCCTCGGCAGTTCTCTAAGAAACGTCTTTAAGAATCTATCGCGGGCAGTTTATGCGCCGCACCTTGAGGCTTCCCAATCCGGTATCGGTTACCGGCGAGTAGGTTTTGGCTGATACCCGTCGACGGGCGCATCGCTCCTGTTGACGTGCGAAATTGGTGGCTCGACGGACAGGTCGACGCCATTACTGTGAGCCCGTGGGTACGGCGATATTGGTCATTGTCGTGGGCGTGTTGGTGGGCGGGGCGATGGTCACCTCACCGCAGCGCATCTGGTGGCTCACGGAGTCCTGGAAGTTCAAGAACCCGGAAGCCAACGAACCGAGCGACACGGCTTACGGGATGACCCGGGCGGGTGGGGTTTTCGTAATCCTGCTGGCACTGTTCGTGGGCTGGTCGGTCATTCACAGTGAGTTCGAGCGGAAGAACCGACGTGAGGCCGAACAACAGCGGAAGGCGGCGGAGGCCGCCTTCGTGGTGCCGCGGCCGGAGAATCGTGGGCAACTGCCGGTGATCGGATATTTCACCCGAAAGGCCCCCAAAAGCCTCGAGATCACCGTGTACTACCTGGCGCCCCGTGAATCGGTGCGCGTGGCGGTGCGCGACTCGGCAAGCCACGGGCCCTTCAAGTCGAGCTTCCCGTGCTACACGTCCGCCGCGTGGGGCCCGGCCACGGACGCACCACGGCGCGTGAACCCGGAATTGTTCTGGGCGCCTGAGGAACTCGGCGCGGTGGCCAAATCCGAACGCTGCCATCCGGGCG
The window above is part of the Mycolicibacterium fortuitum subsp. fortuitum genome. Proteins encoded here:
- a CDS encoding DUF6199 family natural product biosynthesis protein; its protein translation is MGTAILVIVVGVLVGGAMVTSPQRIWWLTESWKFKNPEANEPSDTAYGMTRAGGVFVILLALFVGWSVIHSEFERKNRREAEQQRKAAEAAFVVPRPENRGQLPVIGYFTRKAPKSLEITVYYLAPRESVRVAVRDSASHGPFKSSFPCYTSAAWGPATDAPRRVNPELFWAPEELGAVAKSERCHPGVGSKVHETSRFVDGPVPPPVVTDSAIVDRYGNEILPAAAGNVVPKLPEKMYPDP